In Alphaproteobacteria bacterium, one genomic interval encodes:
- a CDS encoding MaoC/PaaZ C-terminal domain-containing protein yields MAIDYDQITAYQVPEFESTYDQRDSMLYALGLGLGADPLDAQQLRFVYEDDLQALPTMAVCLAWLPNWLPSVGVNYLKVLHGEQRLELHRPLPTAATVVARHRVVDVFDKGADKGALVISEQQIFEKQSMDRLCTITSTTFARGDGGFGGKSGPAPTPHPMPEGPPEAVCDLTTLPQAALIYRLSGDRNPLHADPLVADRAGFEKPILHGLCTYGVAGHAVLKTMCDYDPAGITGLDVRFSAPVYPGETIRTEMWRDGKVVSFRSTVLERDLMVLNNGKATLA; encoded by the coding sequence GTGGCCATCGATTACGATCAGATTACCGCCTACCAGGTGCCCGAATTCGAATCCACCTACGACCAGCGCGACAGCATGCTCTATGCCCTGGGCCTGGGGCTGGGCGCCGATCCCCTGGACGCCCAGCAGCTCAGGTTCGTCTACGAGGACGACCTCCAGGCGCTGCCCACCATGGCCGTCTGCCTGGCCTGGCTGCCCAACTGGCTGCCCAGTGTGGGGGTCAACTACCTTAAAGTACTTCACGGCGAACAGCGGCTCGAGCTGCACCGGCCGTTGCCTACGGCGGCCACCGTGGTGGCCCGCCATCGCGTCGTCGACGTCTTCGACAAGGGCGCCGACAAGGGCGCCCTGGTGATCTCGGAACAGCAGATCTTCGAAAAGCAGTCCATGGATCGGCTGTGCACCATCACCTCGACCACCTTTGCCCGGGGTGACGGCGGCTTCGGCGGCAAGTCGGGCCCGGCGCCGACCCCCCATCCCATGCCCGAGGGCCCGCCCGAGGCGGTCTGCGACCTCACCACGCTACCCCAGGCGGCGCTGATCTACCGGCTTTCGGGCGATCGCAATCCCTTGCACGCCGATCCCCTGGTGGCCGACCGTGCCGGGTTCGAGAAGCCCATCCTGCATGGCCTGTGCACCTACGGCGTGGCCGGCCATGCGGTCTTGAAGACCATGTGCGATTACGACCCGGCCGGCATCACCGGCCTGGATGTGCGCTTCTCGGCGCCGGTCTATCCCGGCGAGACCATCCGCACCGAGATGTGGCGCGACGGCAAGGTGGTTTCCTTCCGCTCGACGGTGCTGGAGCGCGACCTGATGGTGCTCAACAACGGCAAGGCGACGCTGGCCTGA